gAGAAGAGAGACAGAAACATTGATGTAGAAAGAGGGCGAAGAAGAGGAGAGAACGAACTCACGAAGAGAGTAGAAGGTGGACAAGGGTGGGGCGGTCATTCCCCTATTcttaagagaaaataaaaaaaattcaagaagaaatgTAAGGGTAGAACGATAATCTAACTATTCTTAGTGAAAATTTGGAGCACTTCTTGCTTTTTAAAGGGTTAGGATTTGTTTTTGGAAATATAATAGAGGATTTGTGTTTTGCATGAAGTATTTCTCTAAACAAAGACttagtttttgtgtttttcaTGAAGTATTTATCTAAATGAATGATTTATGCCAGTGGAAAATTTGGCTTCAGTTATCATTGGAGATGTGCTTCTCTTGAGGTTActcatctctattatatatgCAGACGACCTTATGTTTTTTTGTAAAGGTAATTCATCTTTTGTAAACTCGGTTTTAAGAAGCTTGGTCACTTTCGCTAAAACTTATGGTCTTTCTGCTAACTTGGGAAAATCTGCTAATGCGTTGCTCCAATGTTACTAAAGATGTGCATAAGAATCTGCTAACTTTGGTTTTTCCTCTGGAACACTTCCATTTAAATACTTGGAAGTTCTCCTTGTTGGAAGTTTTCATTGGGGAACACAaagaaaaaaatgtaaaaataaGAGGATCCTACATTGggaaaactcttcatattccccTTGTTTATTAGTTGGGGTGtgggtgtaactcttgtttgagaaagtgtgagagtggtatgggtgggCACTTAACACGCGTCGgtccgtgggccttgggccttgggacatatgttctgactccatccggttTTGTCAGTGCACACAAACTCGAAGTTGTGCTAATCTTGGAGGGCTACcacattctgttctactgcaccgggcgGTAGCGcagaatcgtcttttaggagaGTGGGTGTCCACGATGCAACAAATTTTCATCAATCAATCCATTCATCAtctagataagtttgttctattTTTGGTTTGATGGCAACACCCATTTCTGGAAACAAATTGTCTGCTATGGATTGTGAGTTATTGGTTGATATAATTGTTGCAAGTATGGGTGTTCATCGGTCCAGACCGGACCAAAGACCgatttttaataattcaaaCCCGGAAACGGACTGATTTTGCTTTTAAAGCAAATCTCTAAAACTTTGAGCAATATGTTGATGACACGAGAGGGATTGTAAAAAGGGactagaatttttttttaaaaaaaattatcaatcaATTACATTATTAATCAAAGAGAAGGAGAGAAGACAAATTGGATACCCTCATTTTCCTACTAAAGATGACACTGATTTTGACCGGTTTTAACTATCTTAATGTTGCACGGCTTAATccatcataaaaaaaaaatgcaaaataGTACAATACAACATGAGTACGATTTGTACAAGGTGGATTCAACACGATACACTACTCAACATTTTCGAGTCGTGGGCCTTACGTATGCCACAATTATATTGGAAAAGCATAATTACGTCAAGCCACCAACACAAGGGCTGACGCCGTGCCTAAGTCGCCTTTTGCAAAATTTCGACATGCCACATACTTGGTGGCAAATAATGGCCAACCCTAAGGAATACGACATCAGCAATTAGCATGAGGTGTAACACAACACAactcaacccaacccaacccaaagGCCAAAGTTGTCTTTGTCTTATATATTTCCTTTTAATTTGTTCATAATCAAACCATCTAATTTATCTACACATTGAGAATGATCACGGAACACAATTTCCATATTAAGTGTCGTATTTAAAAAAATGTCTTTCCCTACTACAACAAATACGCACGGAATCACCAATAGATCACAACTCACAAGTTCGAAATTGTTGCTCATTCgcgcaaaaaaattaaaaatatatatatatataagcaagaaattaaaaaatcaacaaaaacaaaaaaaaacccaacaACAAATGAAAGATCAACCATCATTTTCACCAAGATTGAACTTGTTTTTATGCGTGAAGGGAGGTTGTGAGTTGTGAGTCGTGACAGAGTTGTTGACAAGCACCCATTAAAGAAAGGACATGGTCAAAAATGACAATTAagcaaataccaattattttggaGGTTGCAAATGCAGGGCATCTTCGCATCTTTCTTCTGTAACGAAGTATAACTAACATTTGGATCCCCAGATTCCTCTCTCTTTCTTTATCTTTCTTTCAATTAATAGCTCCCAATTACAGTTCTGCACTTTAATTACGCCGTCGTTTCACATCGTTTTCCTTCAACATAAATCCCCTGCTTTTCTGGGTTTCATTTCTAGCTCCACATTTCTGGGTCCCAAAATCTCTTCAGGTactcccattttctctctcctctaatcgAATTCTTTCTGGGTTTTACTCTTGAACTTGTGATTGAAATTGGGATTGGGATTGTTTCTTTTTCTGTTTCAGTGAAGAGATCGAGGACAAGACGATGTGTAATCAAAGTGGTCAATGTTCATCAAGAAGTCGAAACAAACAAGGGAAAGGGAAAAGGTTATGGAAgaaagtcaaatatcaattaGTGGAGTACCATTCTTTGCCAGGCTATTTGCGAGACAATGAGTATATTCAAGGTCATTACAGAGCTAATTGGCCATTAAAGCAAGCTTTCTTCAGCATTTTCTCTATCCATAATGAAACCCTCAATGTCTGGACGTATGGATCTTTAAACCCTCTTCCTATCTATtttttatgtgttttttttaagttttatcATCTGTTTTCAATTGAATTATACTGTGATCTTGATCTACATTCTTTGTTTTCTTCGCCTGTTATCAGATTTAGGGTAAGATAGTTTCGAAATCATGTTAGTGGACACTGATTTAGGGCTCATTGGCGGCTGTTTGTTATAAATCCTACTTAATTAAGTTGATTTTCTTGCTAGAATTACAGTAATAGTGGATCTTATTTTTGTGGCTACCATTTCACTTGATCAGCAAAATcaggactttttttttttaattgttgttgttgcggATTTTACTGCCCAAAATAGGCAAGATTATTCGtcctttgacttgcttaatatGAACTCAATACGACTTTATGAAATTGCATTTTAATTAATGAAAATTAACTATGAGTATTAATTGTTCTAATTGTTTCGGTTTTGAATATATCAGCTATACTTACCCAAAAAAAGAAATACAAGTAATAAATGATGCAGTTGTAAATAGTTCTATTTTTGGGATTTGCAATAATATCTCGGGCTTACGTTTTcctcaaacaaacaaaaaaaaaaaaaaacaaattgttCTAGTTTTGCAAAACGGACTGTTATGTACTCCATATTTTCTTAggacaaaaaaatgaaaaataagaacaAATGTAGCCAGTCATTTCTGTATTTCCTTGTGGAAAAAAGATGAAAAGAAGACCTGAATAGCCACTAACCAAAGATTTATTGCACTTGCTAGTTGTGGCTTTAAAGTTATGTACTTACTTTTGCTTGCAAACTTAGATGTAATATCATAATATGTAAATGATGTTACTACCTTTGCAAAATTCTGTTTTCTGTTACATCACTTGCATGAAGTATGTAGCTGTATAGTGTATATTTTTTCTGTATACTTGTATAGTTTCTAATACCCGCTGAAATTTCTGCTGAACTAATTTTCTGGTGAACTAATTTTCCGGTGAACTAATTTTCTGCTGAACTAATTTTCTGCTGAACTAATTTTCTGCTGAACTAATTTTCCGGTGAACTAATTTCTGTTATATGCTGATGATGCAGACATTTGATtggattcttctttttcttatgTCTGACAATCTACACTGCAAAGAAGGTTCCTGAGGTTGTCGATCTTCATTCAATTCAACATCTTCCTGATCTGCACAAGATGCATGCTGATCTAATGACTTGTCTTCCTTCATTACCTGACATGTCTGATCTTCATAAGCTTCGCGAAGAACTGAGAACATCAATGCCATCTGGTTGGCACATTCTGGAGCTCCTCTCTAACTGTTTGCCAGACCGCTTTTTTAGTGGAAATCAGACTGATGCAAGTGTTCTGGTAGGTTCCTGATATTTAACCTCTTGTCAATGTTTCTTGTGACCAATGCtttcttgatgatgatgatgatgatgatgatgatgatttttCTCTGTTGAAGAAATACCCATATGTCTATTCAGTTTGCTTTAAGTTTTGGAATTCAGGTTGATCGTTGAAAGTCTTTAATGTTTGCGCATTTGAACTCTCTTTTTATGTAGCAGAAAAAGGAGGTTAAAAATGCTATGAATCTGTTTCTATTCTTCATGTGATCAGACTAGGCTCTAGGAAGTAGGAAGTAGTAATTCAGGTTGATCGTTGAAAGGCTTTAATGTTTGTGCATTTGAACTCTGAAAAAGGAGGTTAAAAATGCtatgaatctgtttttattCTTCATGTGAATGATCATTCTAGGAAGCAGGAACTACATTTGTTTCTGCCGACTCTTTTCATTCTCAAGTATATAAGGAATTCAAACTGATTGCCAAGATCATTTCTATTTTCTAATAGATATCTTTCCTGtaattcgacttattttgtctgaacttatattatcttatattatctgaacttaactgaactatctgaacttaactgaacttattttatctgaaataaacttttTTGTGTGTAAAAGAGTCTGAAAAAAGattatttttctgaacttatttttgtctgaaataagtcaaataagtcaaataagtcgaacagaacagagtCTAACTGTAAACAAGCATTCTGAAATCCGTGTGTTATGTTTGCTGCAGCATAACATGACAGATGAGTTGGCAAACGTAATAGGACCTTTCATAAGACGACCGGTAACTCGTTGGCCATTCTTCGCCTACTTAGGAGGAGCAATGTTCTGCTTACTAGCTAGCAGTATATGTCACCTAATATCCTGCCACTCGGAACGCTGTTCATACATCATGCTCAGAGTAGACTACGCCGGAATCGCATCCCTAATCTCAACCTCCTTCTACCCTTTAGTCTACTACTCCTTCATGTGCCATCCCTTTTTTCGAAACCTTTACATGGGGTTCATCACTGTTTTAGCAATCGCGACAGTTatgttctctctcctcccacaaTTTGAAAAACCAGAGTTTCGAACCATACGAGCTGTTTTATTTTCTGGGATGGGACTTTCTGGTATACTTCCTATTCTGCATAAAAACATCTTGTACTGGAATCAACCTGCAGCAATTCATACTACTGGTTATGAGCTTTTAATGGGGATGTTTTACGCACTTGGTGCCCTTGTTTATGCAACTAGAGTTCCTGAAAGATGGATGCCTGGGAAATTCGACATTGCAGGACATAGTCATCAATTGTTTCATATACTTGTTGTTGCTGGT
This genomic stretch from Spinacia oleracea cultivar Varoflay chromosome 3, BTI_SOV_V1, whole genome shotgun sequence harbors:
- the LOC110777137 gene encoding heptahelical transmembrane protein 4, encoding MCNQSGQCSSRSRNKQGKGKRLWKKVKYQLVEYHSLPGYLRDNEYIQGHYRANWPLKQAFFSIFSIHNETLNVWTHLIGFFFFLCLTIYTAKKVPEVVDLHSIQHLPDLHKMHADLMTCLPSLPDMSDLHKLREELRTSMPSGWHILELLSNCLPDRFFSGNQTDASVLHNMTDELANVIGPFIRRPVTRWPFFAYLGGAMFCLLASSICHLISCHSERCSYIMLRVDYAGIASLISTSFYPLVYYSFMCHPFFRNLYMGFITVLAIATVMFSLLPQFEKPEFRTIRAVLFSGMGLSGILPILHKNILYWNQPAAIHTTGYELLMGMFYALGALVYATRVPERWMPGKFDIAGHSHQLFHILVVAGAYSHYRAGLVYLQWRDFEGC